CTCAGAACTTGGGTTCTGATAAAGATATCTCAGCTATTAAAAAATATCTGTATTTGGGACAGTTTGTAgtttacataactattcaaaaGTCGAAATTTGGCGATGTGAAGGGTTTCCCTAGGCCACCACACAAATAGTTGGGTAACACTTTACCTTAGAATACCAATAGTTGCATCCCGTACCTACAACAGGACTAAATTGGGTCACAAGGCAGGTAGCCTCCACAAGAATTCCACCCAGTTTTCTTTCACAGTATAGCAAACAGCCACAGGAGACGCATTGCGATGATTTGTATTAATAAGAAAAAGTCTAAAGAAAGTTGCACCTTAAATATTACTCCCAGTGATTTATTGCGGAAACAATGTTTTAGAAATCACTGCGAGATATAAAGAGGATAGGTCTTTTCTCTATTCATTACGAATGGCGCCGGAGGacatggctgccgttttacggccTCCTAACCAAGTGTGCTATTTTGAGTGTTTTTTCACATTGtatcttattttgtacataatgttttctgccaccatctcttatgactgaaaaagaGTTATGATATCACAAACAGCGATTACTTACCTCAAACTGGATGAAGATTTTTTTTATCTTTAACGAGTCGAACGCGAAGGATTTACTCCAAATACCTGACCAGGCTCATACCCCGTCATTCTCATTAAGAGAAGAGGCCGATACAGGGGACGCAGGTCCAGGTGCCTTGTGTGAATTTGTTTAACGAGTGGGTAACTCGCCTCTGCCATCCGTCCTATTTGGCCAAAgtgcaatcattggagaataaaACTGGATGAAGCTGTTAAATGAGcattttggttctagacttggcgctccggtacagagagaacagtctatgacttgggtgactggaatctttgacaaatttgtgggccttcctctgacatcgcctagtatataggtcctgaatGTCAgaaagcttagccccagtgatgtcctgggctttacgcactaccctctgtatcgccttatggtcagatggcgagcagttgccataccaggtggtgatgcaaccggtcaggatgttcCCGATGATGCAGCTATAGACATTTTGAACAttttgccccaccaccacaggaaagcactgagctagtctgaaacacttgcattttggagctgccttacttaagaaagcaaaaaagagaccatgtttaaatgcagctttattaactcagtgatttatttattttgttacgttgtttgcaaactgatacgtgacacgtattaatgccaaaatcaaaaaatatttagcTAAAACTGTGTGGCTCAAAACAGAATCTGCCCTGAagtgacgggtcgccactgctaATGAGGCAATCAGGTCACCGGGAGCAGCTGTCAGACAACATCGCAAACTGGTTGACAAGACACCTTTTTCAATAGTGTGGCAACAAATTATATGAAAACAGTActggttgatgactttttgcaaatccgaATGTGTTTAAAACAGATTCAACGTCACAATACGTTGGCGAATTAAgctgaaacaacgttgattcaacaagtttgtgcccagtgggtagcagTGGGATTAAACACACGACCGTCAAAATCAGACACTTGCGGTTTATGCAcacaccccccatccacatccacaatgccctagcaagccacaagcctacttgatggtaataacGCTCACCGCTACCCATAGTGGCGGGTTTGAAGGTGTCTCACGACATCCTGGGGACCTGAACAAACATTGAATATCACCTTAGATCTCAATTAACCTGGCTGTATGCctatgcatgcacgcacgcacgcactcacaaaCACCACCAACATAAATATTACCCAAAACAAAGACTAGCCACAAGGCCAGACCTGTTTAAACCAAGGACACATCCATATACGTGAGGGGGACGCACTGTAGGCTCGGTTAGAGATATCATACAGTGACAGAAACATACAGCCCGGACAgtaaattatttatatatttttcatcCTAATTTTTCTCTCTAGCTGCGTTCCCGCTCACATTTTTTCTCTCAACTCCTCAAAACATCATTTAGAGTGGAAGCCCCCCTTACAAAATGTACCATGGTCCTACTATAGTACTTTCATTCATACCATGGTACTACTATGGTACTTTCACTTACACCATTGTATAGTCTGAATCATGGAAATGCACCATGATTTCAGCCTTGAAGTATGATGGTACTACCATGGTACTGCCATTGTACCTAAATATTACCATGGTATTACATCATTTATATCATGGTATAGATCTGAATCATAGAATAATGTGAATAATGGCATTTTACTGGCTCCTACCAAACTGTACTATTTCGTTTGTTTTTGcaactcattttgtacataatgttgatgctaccgtctcttatgaccgaacagagcttctggacatcagaacagcgattactcacctcgaactggattttaaaaaatgatttaatgAGTTCCaatgcgaaggatatactgctttccggagaccaggccctcatccccgtcatcgtgtgaagaaaagacggaaatACAAGGGTGGAAGTCtaggtgccttgtgagaattcataAGAGAGTGAGTAAACcatcactaccctctgtattatTGGCCAATCGTGCAATCATTCGAAAACCCACTGGACGATTTACGATTAATAATATGGgacaaaactgtaatatcttatgtttcaccgggACTTGGCTGAACGACCGACACGGATTATatagagctggacagagcagctggacagagcagctacgtctggtaagagggcaggggtgtgtgtctgtttggAATAACTGCATGGTGCACGATGTCCTAATATTAAATAAAGTCTCGAGTTATTGTTTGCCTGAGGTAGAATacttcatgataagctgtagaccacactatttaccaagagagttcacatctatattatttgcagccgtctatttaccaccacaaaccaatgctggcacctacgaccgcactcaacaagctgtataacgccataagcaaacaataaaatattcatccagaagtggcgctcctagtggccagtgactttaatgcagggaaacttaaatccattttacctaatttctaccagcatgtcacatgtgcaaccagattAGAAAAAaatctctagaccacctttactccacacacagagacgcatacaaagctttccctcgccctccatttggcaaatctgaccataattctacactcctgattcctgcttccaagcaaaaactaaagcaggaacacggatgctacgctacagaacTGGTTTGCTAGCTGGACTGGAAAATGTTaagggattcatccaatggcatttaggtgtataccacctcagtcaacggcttcatcaataagtgcatcgacagagtcatccccacagtgactgtacgtacatttCAAAACCAGAAGCcacggattacaggcaacatctgcactgagctaaaggctagagcttccgctttcaaggagcaggacactaatccggacgcttataagaaatcccgctatgccctcagacgaaccatcaatacaggacaaagattgaatcctactacaccggctctgacgcccgtcggatgtggcaggcttgaaaactattactaTTAATACTACAAAGGTAAACCAGCCgtgagcttcccagtgacacgagaCTACCAGACAAGCTATAATGCCTTTTACGCTCGCATTgaggcaagaaacactgaagcatgcatgagagcacccagctgttccggacgactgtgggATCACCCTCTCCGTGGGctatgagcaagacctttaaacagttcaacattcacaaagccacagggccagacggattaccaggaagtgtactcaagcatgcgcggaccaaatAGCAAGGGacttcaatgacattttcaacctctccctggtacgagtctgtaatacctacatgttcaaacagaccaccatagtccctgtgcccaagatagcgaggtaaccttcctaaatgattaccgccctgtaACACTcaagtcggtagccatgaagtgctttgaaagggctggttatggctcacatcaaccacCATCCTGTTGGAAACCCAAGACCCACTACAAATCGCATACCGCCCCACAGATCCACcaaatgatgcaatctcaatttgcactccacattgccctttcccacctggaaaaaaggaacacctatgtgagaatgctgttcattgactacagctcagcgttcaacaccatagagcccacaaagctcatcgctaagctaaggaccctgggactaaacacctccctctgcacactggatcctggacttcctgacgggccacccccggtggtaagggtaggcaacaaaactatctgccaagctgatcctcaacactggagcccctcaagggtgtgtgcttagtcccttcctgcactccctgttcactgaCGACTGcaatggccaagcacgactccaacaccatcattaagtttgctgagacacgacaacgatgagacagcctatagggaggaggtcagagaccttgcagtgtggtgccaggacaacaaactctctctcaatgtgagcaagacaaaggagcttatcGTGGACCTATAGGAAAAGGAAGGCCGAACAGGCCCTCTTTAACATCGACgggaggctgtagtggagcaggttgagagcttcaatttccttggtgtccacatcaccaacaaactatcatggtccaaacacaccaagacaggtCGTGTAGAGGGCAGCGACAaacacctttccccctcaggaggaaGATTTAGGcatggtccccagatcctcaaagttctacagctgcaccatcagagcatcttgaccggttgcatTATCGGCCTGGTATGggaactgctcagcatctgaccggaAGGTGTTACAGAGGGTACTGCCGTacgaccagtacatcactgggggccAAGCTcatgacatccaggacctctataccaggcggtgtcagatgaaggccctaaaaatggtcaaagactccagccaccctagacatagactgctctctctgctaccgcacggcaaacggtaccggagcgccaagtctaggtccaagaggctgcTACCGCACGCacgcaagcggtaccggagcgccaagtctaggtccaagaggcttctaaacagcttctacccccaagccataagactcctgaacatctaatcaaatggccacccagactatttgcattcccccacccccctcttttacacagctgctactctgttgttatcatctatgcatagtcactttaataactctacctacatgtacatattacctcaactacccagtcccccgcacattgactctgtacaggtaccacCCTGTATAttgtctcactattgttattttactgctgctctttaattactgtacttttatttcttattcttatttatttaaatgcgttgttggttagggctcgtaagtaagcatttcactgtaaggtctacacctgttgtattaggcgcatgtgactaatacaatttgatttgataattgtTGTTATTTTTGATGATGTTTTGATAGTTGAATTAATGTATAAAAGCCTGTTAGCATAGAACCTAACGTCACCTAAAGTTAGCTTTTGTAGTCATCGACGGAACCAACAAACTTCACACAGTGTAAACAAAGGGAAACATTGTAACTTGCTGTTTTTAGGAATATGTTGAGAATTACATTACGAAAATGTATCTTTGAATAAGATGATAATTAATACCTTTTAACaggtgtttttgttgttgttgtatgttaGCTATTTAGAATTGTATAAGAGTAACCACGTCAGTTGAATGAGAAAGAGTCAACTGAAAACTGAGTTTCTGGTGCTTCTCTCTTCAACAAACTATTTAAaatgttcaaggtttcagactCTATTCATTCTTCTCAGACTCTATCCAGGTCCCAAGGTTTAAGAgggtacactacactactacccCATGTGTTGTGGTTTTTCACTATGACCTAAATGGGGTTTAAGAATGTACTAGGCCTACACTTTGCCATTGAAGAGCGAGTAGTCAATGTTGCATAATGTGAGTATCATGAATTACTACGTTTTTTGTCACTTCACCTGAAAATTGGTGGgacacagaccatcataatacATTGTAAACAACTACCATGCTTTCATGTCTCACTACATGCTGGTAGTACAAAACCATGGTATTTTTTTCACTGTACTGCCAAGGTTAATTTGTGTACCGTGGTAGCTAGTACAATGGAAAAAATGCAATGTTTTTTCAGTCACtaacatggcaggaaaataccATGGTACTGGTGCAAATACAATGGTATTTTCCTGCCATAGTAGTacaatgaaaataaaatacattacCATGATACACTCATGTTTTTTTGGTCACTACCATGGCAGGAAAATATCATGGTATTTGCACCAGTACCATGGTATTTTCATGCCATGGTAGTGACCGAAAAAACAtgattgattttttttaaactcgcTAACATGGTACATTTTTGTAAGGGACATTCCACCCCATTTGAAGTGGAATTGGTTTCCCATGAGAAACTACTGTATGGTACAAGCCTGCCCTCAACTGTTCATTTGAGAGACTACACCCAACATGCACTATCAATTCAAAGGTCACTAAAGAGAGATAATATGCCTCTGTTGATATCAAATTATTCATGTTATAGCTCAAAATGATATTGTCTCAGAACTGAAAGCCTTCCATTACAGAGGTAAGAAATAATCAGTTATTACAAATGTATTACACCGTCATTTCACTTCTGACCTGTGTGCTTCCTCTCTATATTCCAGAGAACACAAGGGCATACAAGTTAGTCTATATCATCGAATACATCTGATAGATAATCGGTCAAGAGGACCAAAAATGGCCCATGCAGCATCTGACAAAATACATTGTGGGCTTTAAGAGTCCGAAAATAGTTTAAGGGCATACAACCTGCTGATTACGAACACTTAAAAAAGACAACTCTCCTGACACCCAGACATCTGACCACACTTGCAGAAAACGGTATTCTGCTTCACAATAAATGTAAATACCAACTTCCTGTTCCCCACGACCTTAACCTCTCTGATGGGTCAGGATGCTCCCATGCTTTTTAATGTTTAGGTTCATCAGACAGGGTCAACTTGAGAAAATGTATCTGGTTCTGCTTACTGTCTATTCATCTTGTCCAGAGTCCTATTTCCTGCCATCCCCTATTAATTAAAGAGACACAAATAGATTAGGTAAAATAGGgatgaccccatttagtcgactggtcgattgtttagTTGATGagctgttggtcgaccgagatttctTTAGTTGAGCAGTAGCAAAGAAAATTGTTATATAAATCGCTCATCCATCCCTTTATATTTGTGcgtattaggtagttgttagattgcttgttagatattactgtcggaactagaagcacaagcatttcgctacattcgcattaacatctgctaatcatgtgtatgtgaccaatacaatttcatttgattagTTTAATCTTAATACCGTTACTTAGTTAGGCCTACATTTCAATACTTCTATAGGCTActctatcaatcaatcattcattcgttcatgtcatcacacggCATACGAGTCatttgccatgttgtgttgctacaatgttgtcatgttgtgttgctaccatgctgtgttatgtgCTGCTGCTATGCAAtattgtcgtcttaggtctctctttatgtagtgttgtgttgtctcttttgtcgtgatgtgtgttttgtcctatattataatttaatgtatatatttttttaatcccagccccagcCTGCCTTGAATAATTAGCTTAAATGATAAATAAACCATTCCATTTTGGAAATTGCATTCAGGAATGAATGCGACTGtttagtctttgctgtaataaaggcttaacAAAAAAATGTTACAGCAGACTCTCTGGTAAGCTTATActttagtgttgtttacattgCTCCAAACAGTCAGAAAAAATGTATTGTAATCTATACAGCACCTGTTTGACACACACCGCGCTTGCTACTTACcttctttttcttgatctccagtattttccacaactagtcaCATTTTTTCCCACATATCTGACCTGGCCTTTACCTCCTGAGAAACGTGTAAATATTCCCGTTtcgagtttatttgtcacgtcctctgcatccattttgctgtcaaGTGTTACagtgttcagagtttgttataaccaatttattgatgtgattatgattgACGAGGGCGGCAATTTCTGAGATAAACTGGCCAAGACACACCTCCAACAACACATGAAAACCTCACAGAATTCTGTCCAAAAAAATTACGATTTCTCTCAACCAGGTGCATATGGGCTTTTTAGGCGAGCGCTGATGCCGCCCTttgataagcagtgcccactttgtcaaaaGCAGGGGCACAACATATTttgcttgtccattcccagcaCCATTGCGCCACCAATGTTCAGTCAAAATGtttaacataaatcatgtagcagatataggatccactttttacatcatgcaggtttctccGATCAAATAGTCGAACCTAAATGGTGTTCAATCAAATAGAAAATGATGTTAACAAAGTAACATATCCTAAAACCAGGACAGGTCAAATTAAAATGGACATTATGGAATGAACTGTTGTCTAGGAGTTTCAcccattgtcatgatcagtggtttcatGATTGTATATGTCAATTTCTTTGACAAACTGATCATTGCGAAAAAGAAAATAGCTCTGCATTTCCCGCTGTGTAAACATATTGCAAATAGGGTCGCAataactcctgataaagttgggtagctgatattcagtGCTTAAATAACCAAATTGATTAGTAACCGTAATCAGGACTAATAAAGTCAATGCAATGGCCTGATTAACAAACCGTGAGCCTACtacatggatgggcattcataaaattccattgCGGACTGATATAGTAGCCTACACCCTAGTAAGCATGAGCAGAACTCTTTTGGATGTCTTTTTTTGGTCCGGTCCAGACGTTGTTTTTTGGTGTTTTAGAAAAGGTAGTCTTACCACATATAGGCCCATTCATAAAATGCAATTTACAggcaacactgtaggctacaacTCAGTAAACAAAGACTGACGCCAATGCTTTTTGGATGTCTTTTTTTGGTCTTGATTTCCATATCCATAGACGTTGGTTTTTGGTCTGGTCTGGAAAATACATATTTATCAAAGTTGGGAAAATATGCCTTTTCAGCATtgtggaaaatatatattttaaacataCGGAAaataccttttcacatttcattcagaacctaaattGATCCTAACTTCAATGTCTGAAATATACATATTGTAGACATATttttgcttactgggactattctaGTTTTGCTGGAGGGCATCCtctggattttattttatttgacctttatttaactaggcaagtcggttaagaacaaattcttattttcaatgacagcctaggaacaatgggttattcaggggcagaacgacagatttttaccatgtcagctcggggatttgatgttacaagttcaacgctctaaccactaggctacctgccgctccaggAATAACAGACATTCTGGAGTAAAGATTATATAACCAACATTCTCAAGTAATACTAGTCCCGTGAGAACAGGtctttggaggagagagagacaccaggtTACAGTCGCTTGCTGTCTTTTCTTTTTAACACAGTGCAGCAAATCTGAGCCTGTCCCAGCACAATCAAATGAATTGCTGGTCGGACTCCCTCTAGCCATTTGTGTGTCTTAACTATTTAATCAAAttgtgtgcttaaagcatcagacaagctcagtgaatATAGTTCTTAGCTAAAGGGCAATCAGCTTCTTCAGTCCGCCaggccttggtgtgtgtgtgtgtgtgtctgtgtgcacttGCATGCATCTGTGTTTTATGCATGCATCCGCATGCATCTGTGTTTATGCATGCATCAACTAAAAATAGTTGACACTTTTTCTGGGCAATTTTACTGTAAGTTTATGTAGGTAATAGTGTCTTCTAGGTGTGACTGTCAAAATGTTAAAGAAAAGGGCATGTACGTGAAAGCTATGTCAAAGTAAAGGGGAAAGATATTgaagtgtgctgtgtgtgtggttaAAATCCCAATAGCAATTACATCTATAGATACAAGTTCTGAGCCAGGCTAGCACGGTGTCGGGGTGACCTACTCATAACAGGGTGAACCTCTCTCACTActtccctcttcctctcactcCTACAGTATCTCCATTGACATGGCTCAAGGGGCTGCTGTTGTAAATTGGGTTGATTGGGCAGGTTGGACACGACCCACAAACATAATTTCACTGTATGTGTCCCAGCCCTCCAGACAGACCCCTCAACTCGCAGTAACACAGTGGAAGTATCTCTGTCAGTCTAAAGGAAGTGTATGGCAGTGACATAACTTCAGGGGGCACTGTAGCACAAGAACACACAGGAAGTCTTATCTAGTTTAGAAGTGTATCTCAATTGTCTAAAGTCGCTTCCTCTTCGAATCCCCACGCTTACCCAAAATAGTTTTCAGATCATAGCAGACTAAAGAGAGAAGCTGAGTAGAGGAAGCTCCTTTGGAGAATTGAAATGCCCCTAAGAAATGTGTCATGATAGTTTATGATGCATCTCTACTCTGCCATTAATATGTCAAAATGGCAAGTTCAAAGTGTTACCAACAAAACAATAACCACTGGAAACTCATCTCAAAGTATTTAGTTAGAGTAATTTGAAGCAGACATTAACATAGGATAAAGACATACAGAATAATGATTCGAGCAAAGATTTGAAAAGAGTTTGACACATGTTTAGCTCTTTTTGTACAGGAGATACATTATATATTTCCCTAGCTAAGTTACAATCCATTCATAAAACTTGGACTTTagtttttaaatgtattcatGTCACTGGCCATGTTTTGGCGCCAGCGTAGCCCAAAGTCGGTCCCAAAAATGTTGGTATTGTTCTGGCTCTTTTGGCCAGTCCAGGTAGGTCCTGGTCTTCACCAGTCTGGCCAGCCTGTGGTGGGCGGACAGCTGGTGAGGAGAGATGTCTTCCAAGAAGACCAGGATGAGGATATCCCTTTGCTCCACCCGCAGCCGGTCAGTGGCTAGCTTCATCTCCAAAGAGCACCAGTTGCTGCGGAGGTAGTGGCGGCTGACCAAGCATACAGTCCGGCGGCTGCTGTAGAGACAATCTGTGATGTTGTCCACAATGTCCTTCCCCAGCTGGAAGTCTCTACTGTGCAGACACAGGCGCAGGAAAGGGGGACCTCGTTGTTCCATGTTGGGCAGAAGCTCCTCCACCACCCAGCGCTCGTCTTTCCCACTGTAAGTGACAAAGGCGTCGTACCTGTAGCGTCTCTTGTTGTTCCGAAACACGGCCTCTTCCAACCAGCCGCGAGTGATGTAAAATAGAGCCAGCAGATACTGGCCAGCCAGGTGATGTAGCAGCACCACCAGCATGAAGAGCAGGAGACCCAGGGTGTTGGAAACAAACAAAATGAATCCTACGTCCATTGAACAATGGATCTGGGAGTATTTTAGGAAGTTCTGAGTGCCATGCTCACCTATGCAATTTATTTCCTTCATTCCCAATGTAGAATCCCAAAACATGACCTGAACTTGTCGATTCCGTTTCGCCCAGTTATCAAACCAAGCATTGTTGCAACTGCATTGTAAAAGTAGATCTTGTATAAACAGATACTTTAGGCTTTTCAGTGGCTCAGGGAATTCTTCCATGATTGTAAGCTCATTGTTAATAACCAAATGTAATTCTCTCAATGACTGTAAGTCTTTGCTCAGGTCCTTTTCAAGGTAGTCGATCCTGCAGCCAAGGAGCATCAGAGTCTCCAGTCTGGTCAAATTGTGAAACATGATCGCAAGACCAGTCTGCCGATTGAGGTCTACTCCTGTAAGTTGCAAATCCCTCAAGTGCACAAGTTTATTCAGGCTGGTTAGATCCACAAATAAAGTTGAGAGCTTTGATTCTAGCTTGAAGCGTTGAAGGAACTTGAAGTAGCTCCCAGCAAAGATGGACCCACACAGGATCCACTCTGTCCTTGCAGTTAGCTCAAAGACAGCCCTAAAGAAAGGCCTCTCACAGTCCTGAAAAGACACTGTCTCGCCGTGGACATGCAGGCCCAAGCCTGGGTTTGGGGCACCATCGCCCCCAATAATAAGAGTCATGGGCCTTCTGCCAGAGCTGATGTAAAGGTATGTCAGTCCCCGAGGTATGCTGCCAAATACAAATGTCAGATTCAGCTCAATCTTTGATTCTGGAGGGAAGTTCAGGTCTCCCAGAAACACATTCTGTATTGAACTAAGGTGAGCAAAAGATAATGCCTCAATGTGCACCAATGGATTTGCCTCCAAATTGAGGTACTCTAAGCAGTGCAGATCAAAGAAATTAAATGATTTGATTTCAGATAACTGGTTATGACCTAGATTTAAAACCTTTAACTTCTGCAATCCCAGAAAGGCAAAGTTGTCGATGGTGGAGATTCGATTATATTTCAAGTTAAGTTTTTCCAGGTTTTTCATGCAAAAGAACTGTCTACGATGTATGCTAAAAATACTACTAAAactaaatgtaattatttttaACCACAAGATAGGACTAGGTTGAGTTTTGCAAAGGGATGTAAATCTTGTATTGTTCAAGGAAAATTGATCAACAGTCAAAACCTGGAGATTCTTCAAGCCATGGATAAAGCTCAGATCAATAAATCTTTGTGAAATAGAGATTCTCTCAAGGCTCATTTTTCGAAGTGTCATGCAATTTTGAATGGCAGAAATTGAGAAGTTGATATGATCCGTAGTTATTGAAACATCAGAAGTTGAGAGTTGATAGACAATTTCACACATCGACTCTAAGTCACTATCCTCCTGCCAGAATTGAAATGATTCCACT
The nucleotide sequence above comes from Salvelinus namaycush isolate Seneca chromosome 35, SaNama_1.0, whole genome shotgun sequence. Encoded proteins:
- the LOC120029687 gene encoding toll-like receptor 13, with protein sequence MKNLEKLNLKYNRISTIDNFAFLGLQKLKVLNLGHNQLSEIKSFNFFDLHCLEYLNLEANPLVHIEALSFAHLSSIQNVFLGDLNFPPESKIELNLTFVFGSIPRGLTYLYISSGRRPMTLIIGGDGAPNPGLGLHTGLAIMFHNLTRLETLMLLGCRIDYLEKDLSKDLQSLRELHLVINNELTIMEEFPEPLKSLKYLFIQDLLLQCSCNNAWFDNWAKRNRQVQVMFWDSTLGMKEINCIGEHGTQNFLKYSQIHCSMDVGFILFVSNTLGLLLFMLVVLLHHLAGQYLLALFYITRGWLEEAVFRNNKRRYRYDAFVTYSGKDERWVVEELLPNMEQRGPPFLRLCLHSRDFQLGKDIVDNITDCLYSSRRTVCLVSRHYLRSNWCSLEMKLATDRLRVEQRDILILVFLEDISPHQLSAHHRLARLVKTRTYLDWPKEPEQYQHFWDRLWATLAPKHGQ